Proteins found in one bacterium genomic segment:
- the folE2 gene encoding GTP cyclohydrolase FolE2, with protein MARPESDPAHLPGTESIGPRVLAERLADVQSTADTRGIALDRVGVKGVRYPVIVRDRARGEQATVGEFNLYVDLAAGHKGTHMSRFVEILEANKRRIGLKSFSAIAENVREALGARVAHIELSFPYFVEKRAPVSGAPGVMAYRCRLTGRLDDDGFDFVLGVSVPVQTLCPCSKELARVSAHTQRGEVRAQLRHTGFLWIEDVIAMIESAASSPVYSVLRPEDEDHLTRLAFAHPAFVEDVARDVTIAFRDHPAITWFSVEVENFESIHNHSALASVEMRKED; from the coding sequence GGTCCGCGCGTTCTCGCCGAGCGCCTGGCCGACGTGCAGAGCACCGCGGACACGCGCGGCATCGCGCTCGACCGCGTCGGCGTGAAGGGCGTGCGTTACCCGGTGATCGTCCGCGATCGCGCGCGCGGCGAGCAGGCGACCGTCGGCGAGTTCAACCTCTACGTCGATCTCGCGGCCGGGCACAAAGGCACGCACATGTCGCGCTTCGTGGAGATCCTCGAGGCGAACAAGCGGCGCATCGGGCTCAAATCGTTTAGCGCAATCGCCGAAAACGTGCGCGAGGCCCTCGGCGCGCGCGTGGCGCATATCGAGCTGTCGTTTCCGTATTTCGTCGAAAAACGCGCGCCCGTTTCCGGCGCACCGGGCGTGATGGCCTACCGTTGCCGGCTGACCGGCCGGCTCGATGATGACGGTTTCGATTTTGTGCTCGGCGTAAGCGTTCCCGTGCAGACGCTGTGCCCGTGCAGCAAGGAATTGGCGCGCGTTTCCGCGCACACGCAGCGCGGCGAGGTGCGCGCGCAGCTTCGTCACACGGGATTTTTGTGGATCGAGGACGTCATCGCGATGATCGAGTCCGCGGCGTCGAGCCCGGTGTATTCCGTCCTGCGCCCGGAAGACGAGGATCACCTGACGCGCCTCGCGTTCGCGCACCCCGCGTTTGTCGAAGATGTGGCGCGCGACGTGACCATCGCGTTTCGCGATCACCCCGCCATCACGTGGTTTTCCGTCGAGGTCGAGAACTTCGAGAGCATTCACAACCACAGTGCGCTCGCAAGTGTGGAGATGAGGAAGGAGGATTGA